In the Brassica napus cultivar Da-Ae chromosome A7, Da-Ae, whole genome shotgun sequence genome, one interval contains:
- the LOC125576575 gene encoding COP1-interactive protein 1-like, translated as MRKHRFRETLKSFFEPHFDHEKDEMLKVTKSEIDEKVKKILGMVESGNIDEDKSKRQVVSELVNELHKEYQSLYDITGEIRKKVHEKGENSSSSSSDSDSDHSSRRETKKNGKVAKDDLKQQIETADHEIANLKNKLTTSVEEKEAVDSELEAALVKLKESEEIISNLKLETEKLEGEKTTALSDSRELLQKLEVAGRTETDLNQKLEDMKKERDQLQTEIDNGIKRFQEAEKIAEDWKTTSDQLKDEATNFKQQLEAAEQRVSDLNRGMSSAEEENKSLSLKVTEISGEIQQAQNTIQELTSELGEVKEKYKEKESQHSSLVELHETHEKESSSQVKDLEARVESSEKLIVDLNQNLNNAEEEKKLLSQRISEISNEIQKAENTIQELMSQSEQLKESHSVKEREIFGLRDIHETHQRESSTRTSELEAQLESSEKRVSDLSASLKAAEDENKAISSKNVETLDKLEEAQKTINELMAELEELKDRHKEKESELSSLVEVHEAHQRDSTSRVKELVQVVESAEQQVADMKQNLNNAEEEKKLLSQRISEISNEIQEAQNTIQELKSESGQLKESHGEKERELSGLRDMHETHQRESTTRVSELEAQLESSEQRVSDMSASLKAAEEENKAISSKILETTDKLEQAQNTIQELIAELGEMKERYKEKETEHSSLMELHETQLRESASHVKELEAQVESSEKLVADLNQSLNNAEEEKKLLSQKISEISNEIQEAQNTIQELVSETEQLKESHNVKEREFSGLRDIHETHQRESSTRTSELEAQLKSSEQRVSELNASLNVAEEESKSMSSKILETTDELKQTQNKVQELMAELAESKDIHIQKESELSSLVEVHEAHKRVSSSRVKELEALVESAEQRVKDLNQSLNSAEEEKKILSQRISEMSNEIKQAENTIQELMSESGQLKESHSEKDKELFSLRDIHETHQRDSSTQLRDLEAQLKSSEQRVSDLIESLKIAEEENKTMSTKISDTSGELERVQITLQELTAESSKLKEQLAEKEAELVHLKEKESKSQLQIKELEATVATHELELQSVRARTVDLETEIVGKTTEIEQLEAQNREMVARISELEKTMDERGTELTALTQKLEDNEKHSSSTIESLTAEIDGLRAGLDSVSLQKEELEKLMESKGNEASMQIKGLMDEINGLGQKVASLESQKAELEIQLERKSEESSEYMSQITNLKDEIISKVKDHDNILEERNGLSEKIKGLEVEIETLQKQRSELDEELRTKTEEIVQMRDKINDASAETVALTEQINNLQDELDSLQVKKSETEAELDREKQEKSELSNQIIDVKRALVEQETAYNTLGEEHNQISQLLKEREEILNKLAEDHKEAQRLLEETGHEVTSRDSAIAGHEETMESLRNELEMKGEEIETLMEKISNIEVKLRLSNQKLRVTEQVLTEKEEAFRREEARHIEEQALLEKNLKVTHETYRGMIKEMAEKVNTTLDGFQSMSGKITEKQGKYEKTVMEASKLLWTATNWMIERNHEMEKMKKGMERKEEEIKKLGEKVREDEKEKETMKETLMGLGEEKREAIRQLCIWIDHHRGRCEYLEEILSKTVVARGQRQSQRA; from the exons ATGAGAAAGCACCGGTTTAGAGAGACCTTGAAGTCTTTCTTTGAGCCTCATTTTGATCATGAGAAAGATGAAATGCTTAAAGTAACCAAATCTG AAATAGATGAAAAGGTGAAGAAAATCTTGGGAATGGTTGAGAGTGGAAACATCGATGAAGATAAATCTAAAAGACAAGTGGTTTCAGAGTTAGTGAATGAACTCCACAAGGAGTACCAGTCTCTATATGATATAACGGGAGAGATTAGGAAAAAGGTCCACGAGAAAGGAGAAAACTCTTCTTCATCGAGCTCAGACTCGGATTCTGACCATTCTTCGAGGAGGGAGACcaagaaaaatggaaaagtaGCGAAAGATGACTTGAAGCAACAAATCGAAACTGCGGATCATGAGATTGCTAATCTGAAAAATAAGTTGACAACGAGtgttgaagaaaaagaagcAGTAGATTCCGAGCTTGAAGCAGCTTTGGTGAAGTTAAAAGAATCAGAAGAGATCATCAGCAATTTGAAACTTGAAACTGAGAAGTTAGAAGGCGAAAAGACAACAGCTCTGAGTGATAGCAGAGAACTACTTCAGAAACTGGAAGTTGCTGGCAGAACAGAAACTGATCTGAACCAGAAGTTAGAAGAtatgaaaaaagaaagagatcaaCTGCAAACTGAGATAGACAATGGTATCAAAAGATTTCAAGAAGCTGAGAAAATTGCAGAAGACTGGAAAACAACGAGTGATCAACTCAAAGATGAAGCTACTAATTTCAAGCAGCAGCTAGAAGCAGCAGAACAGAGAGTTTCTGATCTGAACCGCGGAATGAGTAGTGCAGAGGAAGAGAACAAATCTCTATCCTTGAAAGTTACGGAGATTTCAGGTGAGATCCAACAGGCACAGAACACCATACAAGAACTCACTTCCGAATTGGGAGAGGTGAAAGAAAAATACAAGGAAAAAGAGAGTCAGCACTCTAGTTTGGTGGAGTTACATGAGACCCATGAGAAAGAATCATCCAGTCAAGTGAAAGACTTAGAAGCACGAGTAGAATCATCAGAGAAGTTGATTGTAGACTTGAACCAAAACTTGAATAatgcagaagaagagaagaaactgCTCTCTCAAAGAATCTCAGAAATCTCTAACGAGATACAAAAGGCGGAGAACACCATACAAGAACTCATGTCTCAGTCTGAACAGTTGAAAGAGAGCCACAGTGTGAAGGAGAGAGAAATTTTCGGTTTGAGGGACATCCATGAGACTCATCAGAGAGAATCATCCACCCGTACGAGTGAATTAGAAGCTCAACTGGAATCCTCAGAGAAGCGGGTCTCAGATTTAAGTGCGAGCCTGAAGGCTGCAGAGGACGAAAACAAAGCTATCTCCTCGAAAAATGTTGAAACTCTAGACAAGCTAGAGGAGGCGCAGAAGACGATAAATGAACTCATGGCTGAGTTGGAAGAGTTGAAAGACCGacacaaagagaaagagagcgAGCTTTCTAGTCTGGTGGAGGTACACGAAGCACATCAGAGAGATTCAACAAGCCGAGTAAAAGAATTAGTACAAGTGGTGGAATCAGCGGAGCAACAGGTTGCAGATATGAAACAGAATTTGAACAATGcggaggaagagaagaaactGCTCTCTCAAAGAATCTCAGAAATCTCTAACGAGATTCAAGAGGCACAAAACACCATACAAGAACTCAAGTCAGAGTCTGGACAGTTGAAAGAGAGCCACGGTGAGAAAGAGAGGGAACTTTCTGGTTTGAGAGATATGCACGAGACTCATCAAAGAGAATCAACCACACGAGTGAGTGAATTAGAAGCTCAACTAGAATCATCAGAACAGCGCGTCTCAGATATGAGTGCGAGTCTGAAGGCTGCAGAGGAAGAAAACAAAGCTATTTCCTCGAAAATATTGGAAACTACAGACAAGCTCGAACAGGCACAAAACACAATTCAAGAACTAATCGCTGAATTGGGAGAGATGAAAGAAAGGTACAAGGAAAAGGAGACTGAGCATTCCAGTTTGATGGAGTTACATGAGACCCAGCTTAGAGAATCAGCGAGTCATGTCAAAGAATTAGAAGCTCAAGTGGAATCATCAGAGAAATTGGTTGCAGATTTGAACCAAAGCCTGAACAAtgcagaggaagagaagaaactGCTCTCTCAGAAAATATCAGAAATTTCCAACGAGATTCAAGAGGCGCAGAACACGATACAAGAACTCGTGTCTGAGACTGAACAGTTGAAAGAGAGCCACAATGTGAAAGAAAGAGAATTTTCTGGTTTGAGGGACATCCACGAGACTCATCAGAGAGAATCATCCACACGCACGAGTGAGTTAGAAGCTCAACTGAAATCATCAGAACAGCGGGTCTCAGAGTTGAATGCGAGTCTGAATGTTGCAGAGGAAGAAAGCAAATCCATGTCTTCCAAGATCTTGGAAACTACAGACGAGCTCAAACAGACGCAGAACAAGGTACAAGAACTAATGGCTGAATTGGCAGAGTCGAAAGATATACACATACAAAAAGAAAGTGAGCTTTCTAGTTTGGTGGAGGTACACGAGGCACATAAGAGAGTCTCATCGAGTCGAGTGAAAGAATTAGAAGCACTGGTGGAATCAGCAGAGCAACGAGTTAAAGATTTGAACCAGAGCTTGAACAGTGCTGAGGAGGAGAAGAAAATCTTATCTCAGCGAATTTCAGAAATGTCGAATGAGATTAAGCAGGCGGAGAACACCATACAAGAACTCATGTCTGAGTCTGGACAGTTAAAAGAGAGCCACAGTGAGAAAGACAAGGAACTTTTCAGTTTGAGGGATATCCATGAGACTCATCAGAGAGATTCATCCACTCAACTGAGAGATTTAGAAGCGCAACTGAAGTCATCGGAACAAAGGGTTTCTGATCTGATTGAAAGTCTGAAGATTGCAgaggaagaaaacaaaaccaTGTCGACTAAAATCTCAGATACTTCAGGGGAGCTCGAAAGGGTACAGATCACGTTACAGGAACTCACAGCTGAGTCAAGCAAACTGAAAGAGCAGCTTGCTGAGAAAGAAGCAGAACTTGTACATCTGAAAGAGAAGGAAAGCAAATCACAGTTGCAAATAAAAGAACTAGAAGCAACAGTAGCGACCCATGAGCTGGAGCTACAGTCAGTTCGTGCTCGTACAGTAGATCTTGAGACAGAGATTGTAGGCAAGACCACTGAAATTGAGCAACTGGAAGCGCAAAACAGAGAAATGGTTGCTAGAATCTCGGAACTTGAGAAGACAATGGACGAGAGAGGTACTGAACTCACTGCTTTAACCCAAAAACTTGAGGATAACGAGAAGCATTCATCGTCCACAATTGAGAGTTTGACAGCTGAGATCGATGGCCTACGGGCAGGACTAGATTCAGTGTCTCTTCAAAAGGAGGAGTTAGAGAAACTAATGGAGAGCAAAGGCAATGAAGCTTCAATGCAGATTAAGGGTTTGATGGATGAGATCAATGGTCTGGGCCAGAAAGTGGCGTCACTTGAAAGCCAGAAAGCAGAACTTGAGATCCAACTTGAGAGGAAGTCCGAGGAGAGCTCTGAATATATGAGTCAGATTACAAATCTAAAAGATGAGATCATAAGCAAGGTCAAAGATCACGATAATATTCTAGAAGAGAGAAATGGTTTATCTGAGAAGATCAAGGGTCTTGAAGTTGAGATAGAGACTCTACAGAAACAGAGAAGTGAGCTTGACGAAGAGCTAAGAACTAAAACAGAAGAGATCGTTCAAATGCGCGATAAGATTAACGACGCATCTGCTGAAACAGTGGCCTTAACAGAACAGATCAACAATCTGCAGGATGAACTTGATTCACTGCAGGTGAAGAAGAGTGAGACCGAAGCAGAGCTTGATAGAGAGAAGCAAGAGAAATCAGAATTGTCTAATCAGATCATTGATGTCAAAAGAGCATTGGTAGAGCAAGAAACTGCTTACAATACACTGGGAGAGGAACACAACCAGATCAGCCAACTGTTAAAAGAACGTGAGGAGATACTTAATAAGCTAGCAGAGGATCACAAAGAAGCCCAAAGATTGCTGGAGGAAACAGGTCATGAAGTAACATCCAGAGACTCAGCAATCGCAGGTCATGAAGAAACGATGGAGAGTTTACGTAACGAGCTAGAAATGAAAGGAGAGGAGATAGAAACTCTCATGGAGAAAATCAGTAACATCGAGGTTAAGCTTCGTTTATCGAACCAGAAACTGAGGGTAACTGAACAAGTGTTAACAGAGAAAGAGGAAGCTTTCAGGAGAGAAGAAGCTAGGCACATAGAGGAACAAGCATTGCTTGAGAAAAACCTTAAGGTGACTCATGAAACATATCGAGGTATGATAAAAGAGATGGCTGAGAAAGTGAACACAACACTTGATGGGTTTCAATCAATGTCGGGAAAAATCACGGAGAAGCAAGGGAAGTACGAGAAAACGGTGATGGAGGCATCTAAATTACTGTGGACTGCTACGAATTGGATGATTGAGAGGAATCACgagatggagaagatgaagaaagggATGGAGAGGAAAGAAGAGGAGATAAagaagcttggagaaaaggtaagagaagatgaaaaggaGAAGGAGACAATGAAGGAGACTTTGATGGGACTTggagaagagaaaagagaagcAATAAGGCAATTATGTATTTGGATTGATCACCATAGAGGTCGCTGTGAATATCTTGAAGAGATTTTGTCTAAGACCGTTGTGGCTCGAGGGCAAAGACAGTCGCAGCGAGCCTAA
- the LOC125576577 gene encoding COP1-interactive protein 1-like isoform X2: MEEAKEEVEKKVSTLLKYIQNKNKIPKVAKKELVGIVNDLHDQCQLLYSVYHHDLESGGRKGKPGPAAAASSSRSSSDLDYFSSEEVDISTGNVSETLSSDYAAMLRKIQETESTNEDLKRQVSSLKQEMEQAGNLIGKRNEDREHLMTKGEVALLRNQKDELASKLKKKTDEASEIHMKLKRLEGEKEKRAKAEMKIVEEKEALRNKVEKLDHLREENHKMHARIVELDSLQKERQMKNIDEIEDKSKKQEDIIHRLSMEIKDQKKLVKEQKDVIDKFSEDQKLMKRWSIGSKLNTNLLERKMEELSEDFQMKMEDRIRILYRRIHVAEQIHLESKNEYMNTQTQGNRGDLTVSETQFKKIKDIVEKGLAGPEMVVKKLEEGDELTNKVTRLAKEIDSARKWVHEKNSKMKHEVETLEAKLECSEAQETLLKEKLSKLEGKLGEEGTGKLSVEKAMRRIKKLEINVKERDVELMCLGEEKREAIRQLCVLVDYQRCRYDDLKTSICKVALQA, translated from the exons atggaGGAGGCAAAAGAAG aagtggagaagaaggtttCTACACTCTTAAAGTAtatccaaaacaaaaacaagatccCAAAGGTTGCCAAGAAGGAGCTTGTTGGGATCGTCAACGACCTTCACGACCAGTGTCAGCTGCTTTACTCTGTATATCATCATGATTTGGAGAGTGGTGGAAGAAAAGGAAAACCGGgtcctgctgctgctgcttcttCATCGAGGTCTAGTTCGGATTTGGATTACTTTTCTTCAGAGGAAGTAGATATCAGCACCGGTAATGTTAGTGAAACACTGAGCTCAGATTATGCGGCGATGCTCAGAAAGATACAGGAGACAGAGTCAACAAATGAAGATTTGAAGAGACAGGTGAGCAGTCTGAAACAGGAAATGGAACAGGCGGGTAATCTCATAGGCAAGAGAAACGAGGACAGAGAGCATTTGATGACAAAAGGTGAAGTTGCATTGTTGCGTAACCAGAAGGATGAGTTAGCATCGAAGCTGAAGAAAAAAACCGATGAAGCTTCGGAGATACATATGAAACTGAAGCGTTTGGAGGGAGAAAAAGAGAAGCGAGCTAAGGCCGAGATGAAGATTGTTGAAGAAAAGGAAGCTTTGAGGAACAAAGTTGAGAAACTTGACCATCTTAGGGAAGAGAATCACAAGATGCATGCAAGAATAGTGGAGCTTGATTCATTACAGAAGGAGAGACAGATGAAAAACATTGATGAGATTGAAGATAAGAGTAAGAAACAAGAAGATATCATTCACCG GCTATCAATGGAGATCAAGGACCAAAAGAAACTTGTTAAAGAACAGAAAGACGTTATTGACAAGTTCTCAGAGGATCAGAAGCTGATGAAACGTTGGTCCATTGGTTCGAAGTTGAATACCAATCTTCTCGAGAGGAAAATGGAGGAACTATCTGAAGATTTCCAGATGAAAATGGAAGATCGTATCCGGATACTGTACAGGAGGATCCATGTAGCCGAACAAATACACTTGGAGAGCAAGAACGAGTACATGAACACACAAACACAAGGAAACAGAGGAGATCTCACTGTCTCTGAAACCCAATtcaagaaaatcaaagatatagTGGAGAAAGGGCTTGCCGGACCAGAGATGGTAGTAAAGAAGCTGGAAGAAGGCGATGAATTAACGAACAAAGTCACCAGATTAGCTAAAGAGATTGATTCAGCTAGAAAGTGGGTGCATGAGAAGAACAGCAAGATGAAACATGAGGTGGAAACTCTGGAAGCAAAGCTAGAGTGcagtgaagcacaagaaacTCTGCTAAAGGAGAAGCTATCGAAACTAGAGGGGAAGCTTGGAGAGGAAGGAACAGGGAAGCTGAGTGTAGAAAAGGCTATGAGAAGAATCAAAAAGCTTGAGATTAATGTGAAGGAGAGAGATGTTGAGTTGATGTGTTtgggagaagagaagagagaagccATAAGGCAACTCTGTGTCTTGGTTGATTATCAACGTTGTCGATATGATGATCTCAAAACATCCATTTGTAAGGTTGCCCTTCAAGCAtaa
- the LOC125576576 gene encoding crooked neck-like protein 1, producing the protein MASGKDSDRTLGYMTRKDTEVKLPRPTRVKNKTPAPVQITAEQILREARERQEAEIRPPKQKITDSTELSDYRLRRRKEFEDQIRRARWNIQVWMKYAQWEESQKDYARARSVWERAIEGDYRNHTLWLKYAEFEMKNKFVNSARNVWDRAVTLLPRVDQLWYKYIHMEEILGNIAGARQIFERWMQWSPDQQGWLSFVKFELRYNEIERARSIYERFVLCHPKVSAFIRFAKFEMKGGEVARARHVYERATEKLAEDEEAETLFVAFAEFEERCKEPERARFIYKFALDHIPKGRAEDLYKKFVAFEKQYGDKEGIEDAIVGKRRFQYEDEVRKNPLNYDSWFDYVRLEETVGNKDRIREIYERAIANIPPAEEKRYWQRYIYLWINYALYEEIETEDVERTRDVYRECLKLIPHSKFSFAKIWLLAAQFEIRQLNLAGARQILGNAIGKAPKDKIFKKYIEIELQLGNIDRCRKLYERYLEWSPENCYAWSKYAELERSLAETERARAIFELAISQPALDMPELLWKAYIDFEIAEGELERTRALYERLLDRTKHYKVWVSFAKFEASAAEQEEDEEEEDQEETDAIERKKECIRLARAIFERANSYYKDSAPELKEERATLLEDWLNMETNFGNLGDVSVVQSKLPKKLKKRKPITREDGSTEYEEYIDYLYPEESQTTNLKILEAAYKWKKQKLATSEEEYD; encoded by the exons ATGGCGTCCGGCAAGGATTCCGACCGTACCTTAGGGTACATGACCCGGAAGGATACTGAAGTCAAGCTTCCACGCCCGACTCGGGTCAAGAACAAGACCCCTGCTCCCGTTCAAATCACCGCCGAGCAGATTCTAAGGGAAGCTCGAGAGAGGCAAGAGGCCGAGATCCGTCCTCCTAAGCAGAAAATCACCGACTCCACCGAGCTCTCCGACTACCGCCTCCGCCGCCGCAAGGAGTTCGAGGACCAGATCCGCCGCGCCAGATGGAACATCCAGGTCTGGATGAAGTACGCCCAGTGGGAGGAGTCCCAGAAGGACTACGCGCGCGCTCGGAGCGTGTGGGAACGCGCCATCGAAGGCGACTACAGGAACCACACGCTCTGGCTAAAGTACGCCGAGTTCGAGATGAAGAACAAGTTCGTCAACAGCGCCAGGAACGTCTGGGACCGAGCCGTCACGCTTCTCCCTCGCGTGGACCAGCTCTGGTACAAGTACATCCACATGGAGGAGATTCTCGGCAACATCGCCGGCGCTAGGCAGATATTCGAGCGGTGGATGCAGTGGTCACCTGACCAACAAGGCTGGCTCTCCTTCGTCAAGTTCGAGCTTAGGTATAACGAGATCGAACGGGCCAGATCCATCTACGAGAGGTTCGTGCTTTGCCATCCCAAAGTTTCGGCTTTTATCCGATTTGCCAAGTTCGAGATGAAAGGAGGGGAGGTCGCTCGTGCGAGGCACGTGTACGAGCGCGCCACGGAGAAGCTTGcggaggatgaagaagctgagaCGCTCTTTGTGGCGTTTGCTGAGTTTGAAGAGCGATGCAAGGAGCCGGAACGGGCTAGGTTTATCTACAAGTTCGCTCTTGATCATATCCCTAAAGGGAGAGCTGAGGATTTGTATAAAAAGTTTGTGGCGTTTGAGAAGCAGTATGGTGATAAGGAAGGGATTGAGGATGCTATTGTTGGGAAGAGGAGGTTTCAGTATGAAGATGAAGTGAGGAAGAACCCTTTGAACTATGATTCCTGGTTTGATTACGTTAGGCTTGAAGAAACTGTTGGGAACAAGGATAGGATAAGAGAAATCTATGAGAGGGCTATTGCTAATATTCCACCTGCCGAAGAGAAACGATACTGGCAAAGATACATTTATCTCTG GATTAATTATGCATTGTATGAAGAGATTGAAACTGAAGATGTGGAGCGTACACGAGATGTATACAG AGAATGCCTCAAGCTCATTCCCCACTCCAAATTTTCCTTTGCTAAAATATGGTTGCTTGCTGCACAGTTTGAAATCCGGCAATTGAATCTGGCCGGTGCTCGGCAGATATTAGGCAACGCTATTGGAAAAGCTCCAAAAGATAAG ATATTCAAGAAGTACATCGAGATTGAACTCCAACTGGGAAACATAGATAGGTGTAGAAAGCTTTATGAGCGATACCTGGAGTGGTCTCCTGAGAATTGCTATGCTTGGAGCAAGTATGCTGAGCTAGAGAGGTCTCTTGCTGAGACTGAACGAGCTAGAGCTATCTTTGAGCTGGCAATATCTCAACCAGCTCTTGACATGCCCGAGCTTCTATGGAAG gcatacatagattttgagatagCAGAAGGTGAATTAGAGAGGACACGAGCTTTATATGAGCGACTATTGGACCGCACAAAGCATTACAAggtgtgggttagttttgcaaagTTTGAAGCTTCTGCTGCGgaacaagaagaagacgaggaagaggaagacCAAGAAGAAACAGATGCTATTGAACGCAAGAAAGAGTGCATCAGACTCGCCAGAG CGATTTTCGAGAGAGCCAACAGCTACTACAAAGATTCTGCACCAGAGCTGAAAGAAGAAAGAGCTACACTCTTGGAGGATTGGCTTAACATGGAGACAAACTTTGGTAATCTCGGGGACGTGAGTGTGGTACAATCTAAGCTCCCGAAGAAGCTCAAGAAGAGAAAGCCGATCACAAGAGAAGATGGCTCTACAGA GTATGAAGAGTACATTGACTATCTATATCCAGAAGAATCACAAACAACGAACCTCAAGATTCTTGAAGCTGCTTACAAATGGAAGAAGCAGAAGCTTGCTACTTCTGAGGAGGAGTACGATTAA
- the LOC125576577 gene encoding COP1-interactive protein 1-like isoform X1, with amino-acid sequence MLLCLSGLYANNKMIFFFSEFLLPFDPSFSVIKLLSIINQKMEEAKEEVEKKVSTLLKYIQNKNKIPKVAKKELVGIVNDLHDQCQLLYSVYHHDLESGGRKGKPGPAAAASSSRSSSDLDYFSSEEVDISTGNVSETLSSDYAAMLRKIQETESTNEDLKRQVSSLKQEMEQAGNLIGKRNEDREHLMTKGEVALLRNQKDELASKLKKKTDEASEIHMKLKRLEGEKEKRAKAEMKIVEEKEALRNKVEKLDHLREENHKMHARIVELDSLQKERQMKNIDEIEDKSKKQEDIIHRLSMEIKDQKKLVKEQKDVIDKFSEDQKLMKRWSIGSKLNTNLLERKMEELSEDFQMKMEDRIRILYRRIHVAEQIHLESKNEYMNTQTQGNRGDLTVSETQFKKIKDIVEKGLAGPEMVVKKLEEGDELTNKVTRLAKEIDSARKWVHEKNSKMKHEVETLEAKLECSEAQETLLKEKLSKLEGKLGEEGTGKLSVEKAMRRIKKLEINVKERDVELMCLGEEKREAIRQLCVLVDYQRCRYDDLKTSICKVALQA; translated from the exons ATGCTACTATGTTTGTCTGGATTATatgcaaataataaaatgatttttttcttctcagaGTTTCTTTTACCGTTTGATCcttctttttctgtgattaagcTCCTGAgcattataaatcaaaaaatggaGGAGGCAAAAGAAG aagtggagaagaaggtttCTACACTCTTAAAGTAtatccaaaacaaaaacaagatccCAAAGGTTGCCAAGAAGGAGCTTGTTGGGATCGTCAACGACCTTCACGACCAGTGTCAGCTGCTTTACTCTGTATATCATCATGATTTGGAGAGTGGTGGAAGAAAAGGAAAACCGGgtcctgctgctgctgcttcttCATCGAGGTCTAGTTCGGATTTGGATTACTTTTCTTCAGAGGAAGTAGATATCAGCACCGGTAATGTTAGTGAAACACTGAGCTCAGATTATGCGGCGATGCTCAGAAAGATACAGGAGACAGAGTCAACAAATGAAGATTTGAAGAGACAGGTGAGCAGTCTGAAACAGGAAATGGAACAGGCGGGTAATCTCATAGGCAAGAGAAACGAGGACAGAGAGCATTTGATGACAAAAGGTGAAGTTGCATTGTTGCGTAACCAGAAGGATGAGTTAGCATCGAAGCTGAAGAAAAAAACCGATGAAGCTTCGGAGATACATATGAAACTGAAGCGTTTGGAGGGAGAAAAAGAGAAGCGAGCTAAGGCCGAGATGAAGATTGTTGAAGAAAAGGAAGCTTTGAGGAACAAAGTTGAGAAACTTGACCATCTTAGGGAAGAGAATCACAAGATGCATGCAAGAATAGTGGAGCTTGATTCATTACAGAAGGAGAGACAGATGAAAAACATTGATGAGATTGAAGATAAGAGTAAGAAACAAGAAGATATCATTCACCG GCTATCAATGGAGATCAAGGACCAAAAGAAACTTGTTAAAGAACAGAAAGACGTTATTGACAAGTTCTCAGAGGATCAGAAGCTGATGAAACGTTGGTCCATTGGTTCGAAGTTGAATACCAATCTTCTCGAGAGGAAAATGGAGGAACTATCTGAAGATTTCCAGATGAAAATGGAAGATCGTATCCGGATACTGTACAGGAGGATCCATGTAGCCGAACAAATACACTTGGAGAGCAAGAACGAGTACATGAACACACAAACACAAGGAAACAGAGGAGATCTCACTGTCTCTGAAACCCAATtcaagaaaatcaaagatatagTGGAGAAAGGGCTTGCCGGACCAGAGATGGTAGTAAAGAAGCTGGAAGAAGGCGATGAATTAACGAACAAAGTCACCAGATTAGCTAAAGAGATTGATTCAGCTAGAAAGTGGGTGCATGAGAAGAACAGCAAGATGAAACATGAGGTGGAAACTCTGGAAGCAAAGCTAGAGTGcagtgaagcacaagaaacTCTGCTAAAGGAGAAGCTATCGAAACTAGAGGGGAAGCTTGGAGAGGAAGGAACAGGGAAGCTGAGTGTAGAAAAGGCTATGAGAAGAATCAAAAAGCTTGAGATTAATGTGAAGGAGAGAGATGTTGAGTTGATGTGTTtgggagaagagaagagagaagccATAAGGCAACTCTGTGTCTTGGTTGATTATCAACGTTGTCGATATGATGATCTCAAAACATCCATTTGTAAGGTTGCCCTTCAAGCAtaa
- the LOC125576579 gene encoding uncharacterized protein LOC125576579: MGIKLSRDHSTSAIHDNDHHQDLEDQKMKTKIGDGTSQNQSINFKIPLHYPKYTKSDYEKMPEWQLDQLLREYGLPIIGDSNEKRKFVIGAFLWSPEKDH, translated from the coding sequence atgggAATTAAACTCAGCCGTGATCATTCAACTTCAGCAATCCACGACAACGATCATCACCAAGATCTTGAAGACCAGAAGATGAAGACGAAGATTGGTGACGGTACGAGtcaaaatcaatcaatcaactTCAAGATTCCACTTCATTATCCAAAGTATACAAAGAGTGATTATGAGAAAATGCCAGAGTGGCAATTGGATCAGCTTTTGAGAGAGTATGGCTTGCCGATCATCGGAGACTCCAACGAGAAGAGGAAGTTTGTCATCGGGGCTTTTCTCTGGTCGCCGGAGAAGGATCACTAG